One window of Robiginitalea biformata HTCC2501 genomic DNA carries:
- a CDS encoding glycosyltransferase: MATENSKRLVIIMPAHNEGKYLRACLESFASQERQPDELLIVDDNSTDRTAQIAGEFARAHDWIRLAGRTSGSGHQPGPKVVECFEYGLSQTEQPYDFIGKFDADILLPPDYFRKVLEAFEAHPGLGLCGGHLYVERNGKTVYEPIAGPGHVRGPVKLYSKACFRTIGGLRPSIGWDMADALLARYHGFGVRTLPELKVIHMRPTGFAYSARNARLQGQALYQLRYGVGISLLSSLKMAWKRRNPLLPFQHLSGYLRAFFSGSGRLLTRQEGAFARNWRWREIRRKLS, encoded by the coding sequence TTGGCAACTGAAAACAGCAAACGGCTCGTAATTATCATGCCCGCCCACAACGAGGGGAAGTACCTGCGCGCCTGTTTGGAATCGTTCGCCAGCCAGGAGCGGCAGCCGGACGAGCTGCTCATCGTAGATGACAACAGCACGGACCGCACCGCCCAAATCGCCGGGGAGTTTGCCCGGGCACACGACTGGATCCGATTGGCCGGCCGGACTTCCGGTTCGGGCCACCAACCGGGGCCCAAAGTTGTGGAGTGTTTTGAGTACGGGCTCAGCCAGACCGAACAACCCTACGATTTCATCGGGAAATTCGACGCGGATATCCTCCTTCCCCCCGACTACTTCCGAAAAGTCCTGGAAGCCTTTGAAGCGCATCCGGGCCTGGGCCTCTGCGGGGGCCACCTCTATGTGGAACGAAACGGAAAAACCGTCTATGAGCCCATCGCCGGGCCCGGGCATGTCCGCGGCCCCGTGAAACTCTACAGTAAAGCCTGTTTCCGGACCATTGGCGGGCTGCGGCCTTCCATTGGGTGGGATATGGCCGACGCCCTGTTGGCCCGCTACCACGGGTTTGGCGTCCGCACGCTGCCGGAGTTGAAGGTGATCCATATGCGGCCTACCGGCTTTGCCTATTCAGCCAGAAATGCCAGGCTGCAGGGACAGGCGCTCTATCAGCTCCGCTACGGGGTTGGCATCAGCCTGCTCTCTTCGTTGAAAATGGCCTGGAAACGTCGGAATCCACTCCTCCCTTTCCAGCACCTCTCCGGGTACCTCCGCGCGTTCTTTTCGGGTTCCGGGAGGTTACTGACCCGTCAGGAAGGGGCATTTGCCCGCAACTGGCGCTGGCGGGAAATTCGCCGGAAGCTATCGTAG
- a CDS encoding class I SAM-dependent methyltransferase, translating to MYTHYPEKRYRLTLEFLRKHIRPEETILDLGVDNPFAEIMREHGYTVSNTQGEDLDEDLEAIKNTGAGVVTAFEILEHLVAPYNVLRAIPGDKLLASVPLRLWFASAYRSKTDDRDRHFHEFEAWQFDWLLEKSGWVIKDRLQWAHPVQKIGFRPLLRRFTPRYYLVYAERPGLSPTDGN from the coding sequence ATGTACACCCATTATCCCGAAAAACGCTACAGACTCACCCTGGAATTCCTCCGGAAGCATATCCGTCCGGAAGAGACCATCCTGGATCTGGGGGTGGATAACCCCTTTGCGGAGATTATGCGGGAGCATGGATATACCGTCAGCAATACGCAGGGAGAGGACCTGGACGAAGACCTGGAAGCCATCAAAAACACCGGGGCCGGGGTAGTCACTGCCTTTGAGATCCTCGAGCACCTGGTGGCCCCCTATAACGTCCTGCGGGCCATACCGGGCGACAAACTCCTGGCCAGCGTCCCGCTCAGGCTGTGGTTTGCCAGTGCGTACCGCTCCAAAACCGATGACCGCGACCGGCATTTCCACGAATTCGAAGCCTGGCAGTTTGACTGGTTGCTCGAAAAATCCGGGTGGGTTATCAAGGACCGGCTCCAGTGGGCCCACCCGGTTCAAAAAATCGGCTTCCGGCCACTGTTGAGGCGTTTTACCCCCAGGTATTACCTGGTTTATGCGGAACGCCCCGGCCTGTCGCCCACCGACGGCAATTAA
- the gcvP gene encoding aminomethyl-transferring glycine dehydrogenase, which produces MKTAQFASRHLGIRPGDLPAMTGRIGVENLEQLIYETLPDGIRLKGPMQLDPPMAEHEFLQHIHELGRENDLMKSYIGLGYHPTITPSVIKRNILENPGWYTAYTPYQAEIAQGRLEALLNFQTVVSDLTGMELANASLLDESTAAAEAMAMIFELRSREQKKTGCVKFFVSEGVLPQTLALLETRSAPLGIELVPGAPETARLDGDFFGALLQYPAADGSVGEFGDFVAQAHSLDIKVAVAADLMSLCLLVPPGEFGADVVVGSTQRFGIPMGYGGPHAAFFATREAYKRQIPGRIIGLSKDVDGKPALRMALQTREQHIKRDKATSNICTAQVLLAVMAGAYAVYHGPDGLRRIAGNIHAAAASLAEGLEKMGVSLRHSSFFDTVTAEVPAGAVRKEAEAAGINLNYFGDGVSVSLNETTGPWDIADILEVFARALGTDSPGCTDFSAESRIPAGLRRATDFLGQDVFNRYHSETEMMRYLKKLERKDLALNHSMISLGSCTMKLNAATQMLPLSMAEWGNLHPFVPVSQATGYQKMLRKLEAYLTEITGFAATSLQPNSGAQGEYAGLMVIRAYHESRGEGHRNVCLIPASAHGTNPASAVMAGMKVVVTKTDDKGNIDVADLEEKVAAHSDSLAALMVTYPSTHGVFESSIRQVTQLIHDNGGQVYMDGANMNAQVGLTNPATIGADVCHLNLHKTFAIPHGGGGPGVGPICVAPQLAEFLPKNPLVETGGKHGIPAISAAPWGSALVCLISYAYIRMLGAEGLTQATKIAILNANYIKERLREAYPILYTGELGRAAHEMIIDCRPFKKMGIEVTDIAKRLIDYGFHSPTVSFPVAGTMMIEPTESESLEELDRFCDALLSIRREIDLSGEQPNPILKNAPHTADMVTADTWDYPYSRAEAAFPLPHVRENKFWPSVRRVDDAFGDRNLMCTCAPLEAYAETVE; this is translated from the coding sequence ATGAAAACTGCGCAATTTGCTTCCCGCCACCTGGGCATTCGCCCCGGCGACCTGCCGGCCATGACAGGGCGGATCGGGGTGGAAAACCTCGAACAACTCATCTATGAAACCCTGCCGGACGGCATTCGCCTGAAAGGGCCCATGCAACTGGACCCGCCCATGGCCGAACATGAATTCCTGCAGCACATACACGAACTGGGACGGGAGAACGACCTGATGAAATCTTATATCGGTCTCGGATACCATCCTACGATTACGCCCTCCGTTATCAAGCGCAACATCCTGGAGAATCCCGGATGGTATACGGCCTATACCCCTTACCAGGCGGAAATCGCCCAGGGGCGCCTGGAAGCCCTGCTCAATTTTCAGACCGTCGTCAGCGACCTCACAGGCATGGAACTGGCCAACGCCTCCCTCCTGGACGAAAGCACGGCAGCGGCAGAAGCCATGGCCATGATCTTTGAACTGCGAAGCAGGGAACAAAAGAAAACCGGGTGTGTCAAATTTTTTGTCTCTGAGGGTGTGCTCCCGCAAACGCTTGCCCTGCTGGAAACCCGGTCGGCGCCCCTGGGGATTGAACTCGTCCCGGGCGCTCCCGAAACGGCCCGCCTCGACGGGGACTTCTTTGGCGCCCTCCTCCAATACCCCGCAGCCGACGGCTCCGTAGGCGAATTCGGGGATTTTGTGGCGCAGGCCCACAGCCTGGATATCAAAGTAGCAGTTGCAGCAGACCTGATGAGTCTCTGCCTGTTGGTACCCCCGGGGGAATTCGGGGCCGATGTGGTGGTTGGCAGTACGCAGCGCTTTGGCATACCGATGGGGTATGGCGGGCCGCACGCAGCCTTTTTTGCCACCCGGGAGGCCTATAAGCGGCAAATCCCGGGGCGGATCATCGGCCTGAGCAAGGATGTGGACGGTAAACCGGCCCTGCGGATGGCCCTACAGACCCGGGAACAACATATCAAACGGGACAAGGCCACTTCGAATATTTGTACCGCCCAGGTATTGCTGGCCGTGATGGCAGGCGCCTATGCGGTATACCACGGGCCGGACGGCTTGCGGAGGATTGCAGGCAACATCCACGCAGCGGCGGCATCCCTTGCCGAAGGCCTGGAAAAAATGGGCGTATCCCTCCGGCATTCCAGCTTTTTCGATACGGTGACCGCGGAGGTGCCCGCCGGGGCCGTCCGGAAGGAAGCGGAAGCAGCCGGTATCAACCTGAATTACTTCGGGGATGGCGTATCCGTCTCCCTGAACGAAACCACCGGGCCCTGGGATATCGCGGACATCCTGGAAGTTTTTGCCCGCGCCCTGGGCACGGACAGTCCGGGCTGCACCGACTTCTCCGCGGAATCCCGAATCCCGGCAGGACTCCGCAGGGCCACTGACTTTCTCGGGCAGGATGTCTTCAATCGCTACCACTCGGAAACCGAGATGATGCGCTACCTGAAAAAACTCGAGCGAAAAGACCTGGCGCTGAACCATTCGATGATCTCGCTGGGATCCTGTACGATGAAACTGAATGCCGCCACCCAGATGCTGCCGCTGAGCATGGCGGAATGGGGCAACCTCCACCCGTTTGTGCCGGTAAGCCAGGCAACAGGGTACCAGAAGATGCTCAGAAAACTCGAGGCCTACCTAACCGAAATCACGGGTTTTGCGGCCACTTCCCTCCAGCCGAATTCCGGCGCCCAGGGCGAATACGCGGGGTTGATGGTCATCCGGGCCTACCACGAGTCCCGGGGAGAAGGCCACCGCAATGTCTGCCTGATCCCGGCTTCGGCCCACGGGACCAACCCGGCTTCGGCCGTGATGGCGGGCATGAAGGTGGTGGTAACCAAAACCGACGACAAGGGGAATATCGACGTGGCCGACCTGGAGGAGAAAGTAGCCGCCCACAGCGATTCCCTGGCCGCACTGATGGTGACTTACCCGTCCACGCACGGGGTCTTCGAATCCTCCATCCGGCAGGTAACCCAGCTCATCCACGATAACGGGGGCCAGGTCTATATGGACGGCGCCAACATGAACGCCCAGGTAGGCCTCACCAACCCGGCCACCATCGGGGCCGACGTCTGCCACCTGAACCTCCACAAGACCTTTGCCATCCCCCACGGCGGGGGCGGCCCGGGGGTGGGCCCCATCTGCGTGGCACCCCAGCTGGCGGAATTCCTGCCGAAAAACCCGCTCGTGGAAACGGGCGGCAAACACGGCATCCCGGCCATTTCGGCAGCCCCCTGGGGGAGCGCCCTGGTCTGCCTGATTTCCTATGCCTATATCCGGATGCTCGGTGCGGAGGGCCTGACGCAGGCCACCAAAATCGCCATCCTGAACGCCAATTATATCAAGGAGCGCCTGCGGGAAGCCTATCCCATCCTGTATACCGGGGAACTCGGGCGGGCTGCCCACGAAATGATCATCGATTGCCGTCCGTTTAAAAAAATGGGAATCGAGGTTACAGATATCGCCAAGCGCCTGATCGATTACGGCTTTCATTCGCCGACGGTCTCTTTCCCGGTAGCCGGGACCATGATGATCGAACCCACGGAGAGCGAAAGCCTGGAAGAACTCGACCGCTTTTGCGATGCGCTCCTGTCCATCCGCCGGGAAATTGATCTTTCCGGGGAGCAGCCCAACCCGATCCTGAAAAACGCCCCCCATACCGCGGACATGGTTACCGCCGATACCTGGGATTACCCGTATAGCCGGGCCGAGGCGGCCTTTCCCCTGCCCCATGTGCGGGAGAATAAATTCTGGCCCAGCGTCCGGCGCGTGGACGACGCCTTTGGCGACCGCAACCTGATGTGTACCTGCGCCCCGCTCGAGGCGTATGCCGAAACTGTCGAATAG
- a CDS encoding UbiA prenyltransferase family protein: MRLYHAVFRMYVGGSIHVAAVLLALLYYTERLSGATVQPEYYGALFFGSIAGYNCLKYGAEPWKYRPKKGSRIRLLFALSLVCLLVGLYFLFLLDIPYWWMSAACAVLAALYSLPLFPGFRNLRSFGLLKVPLVALVWVAATVWIPVWGSGSTLGWDLWVESVQRFLWVGLLMLPFEIRDMDSDPPAIRTLPRRLGMAGTRRLGWIGAFLLMVTVALKDLPTGAEWVSKGLAAVLTGLAIQFSSRDQPPYYASFWVEGIPMVCLAAFVAWDQLAGP; this comes from the coding sequence ATGCGCCTTTACCACGCAGTTTTCCGCATGTATGTCGGTGGAAGTATCCACGTTGCGGCTGTATTGCTGGCGCTGCTCTATTATACGGAGCGGCTATCCGGGGCTACCGTGCAGCCGGAGTATTACGGCGCCCTGTTCTTTGGGAGTATTGCGGGTTACAATTGCCTGAAATACGGGGCGGAGCCCTGGAAGTACCGACCGAAAAAGGGATCGCGCATCCGGCTGTTATTTGCCCTGAGCCTCGTCTGCCTGTTGGTGGGCCTGTATTTCCTGTTTCTGCTGGATATACCCTACTGGTGGATGAGTGCGGCATGCGCCGTACTGGCTGCCCTGTATTCGCTGCCCCTGTTTCCGGGCTTTCGGAACCTGCGCAGTTTTGGCTTGCTGAAGGTGCCTCTGGTAGCCCTGGTCTGGGTGGCAGCCACGGTCTGGATACCGGTATGGGGCAGTGGAAGTACTCTTGGCTGGGACCTTTGGGTGGAGAGTGTCCAGCGATTCCTATGGGTGGGATTGCTGATGCTGCCTTTCGAAATACGGGATATGGATTCGGATCCGCCGGCCATCCGTACGCTGCCGAGGCGGCTGGGGATGGCCGGAACCCGCCGGCTGGGGTGGATCGGGGCCTTCTTGCTTATGGTGACGGTGGCGCTTAAGGATCTGCCAACAGGCGCAGAGTGGGTGAGTAAGGGGCTCGCGGCTGTTTTAACCGGGCTCGCCATCCAGTTCAGCAGCAGGGATCAACCCCCTTATTACGCTTCCTTCTGGGTGGAGGGCATTCCCATGGTATGCCTGGCGGCATTCGTAGCCTGGGATCAGCTGGCCGGGCCCTGA
- a CDS encoding sigma-70 family RNA polymerase sigma factor, with product MPKQELHPEKWVDRYADYLYNYAVVRVNDEELARDLVQETFVAGLQSAPNFKGNAAEKTWLIAILKRKVIDHYRKSNTFKGKAEVRMHYSSQSGQEGDWLEEMAADPESTKENDTVENEELGMAIRECIGRLPEKQAQVFTMKTIRGMRTEDVCKELDINPSNLWVIVHRARTALMGCLNEIWFKQAT from the coding sequence ATGCCCAAACAAGAATTACATCCAGAAAAATGGGTAGACCGCTATGCGGATTACCTCTATAATTACGCCGTGGTACGGGTAAACGACGAGGAACTCGCCAGGGACCTCGTTCAGGAAACCTTCGTCGCCGGCTTACAGTCGGCTCCCAACTTTAAAGGGAATGCCGCCGAAAAGACCTGGCTCATAGCCATCCTCAAACGCAAAGTCATCGATCATTACCGCAAATCGAACACCTTCAAGGGCAAGGCAGAGGTCCGGATGCATTATTCTTCCCAATCCGGGCAGGAAGGCGACTGGCTGGAAGAGATGGCCGCAGACCCGGAATCCACAAAGGAAAACGACACGGTCGAAAACGAGGAACTCGGGATGGCCATCCGGGAATGCATCGGACGTTTACCCGAAAAGCAGGCGCAGGTATTCACCATGAAAACCATACGCGGGATGCGTACGGAAGATGTTTGTAAAGAATTGGATATTAACCCGTCTAATCTCTGGGTAATCGTACACAGGGCCCGAACGGCCCTGATGGGGTGCCTGAACGAAATATGGTTTAAACAAGCGACATGA
- a CDS encoding rhodanese-like domain-containing protein, which yields MKPLIALFLAMCSLQVAAQAEQLPMEAFNPSSLSEGAVLLDVRTPAEFNEGHLPGAVNIDWFADDFNSRLEDIPKDAEIYLYCKKGGRSARASERLLTLGYTRVVDLTGGYDAYQPGQ from the coding sequence ATGAAACCATTGATCGCGTTATTTTTGGCCATGTGTTCCCTGCAGGTTGCGGCACAGGCGGAACAATTGCCCATGGAGGCATTCAATCCGTCCTCCCTGTCCGAAGGGGCGGTACTGCTGGATGTCCGGACCCCTGCGGAATTCAATGAGGGTCATCTGCCGGGGGCCGTCAATATCGACTGGTTTGCCGACGATTTCAACTCGCGGTTGGAAGATATCCCGAAAGATGCCGAAATCTACCTGTATTGCAAAAAAGGGGGGCGGAGCGCCCGTGCCTCCGAAAGGCTTCTCACCCTGGGCTATACCCGTGTGGTCGACCTGACCGGCGGGTACGACGCTTACCAACCCGGACAGTAA
- a CDS encoding M3 family metallopeptidase — MENPLLQPFDAAPFSSIRTEHFKPAFDAALAEARAEIDAIADHPAPPDFENTIAALDYAGSRLDRISSIFFNLNAAETNAEIQALAQEVSPLLSEFSNDITLNESLFDRVRQVYEARETMDLDAESRTLVEKKFLHFRRNGALLDAAGKKRLREIDSELSRLKLTFGEHILEETNSYELHITREEDLEGLPESQREAARIRAGSGGKEGWIITLDYPSYLPFMKYAANRNLRKELYLAFGSKGFHGDARDNREIVLRIANLRFERARLLGYASHADFVLEQRMAKSPETVREFLEELLEKALPAAKRELGELAAYAEKRDGLTQLEPWDKAYYSEKLKQEKFALDDEILKPYFQLENVIDGVFEIAGRLYGLSFQPEDSLPTYHEEVRTYRVVDADGKLVALFYADFHPRPGKRGGAWMTSYKPQYRKGGTVERPHIAIVCNFTRPTSSQPALLTFDEVTTLFHEFGHALHGMLADTTYPGLSGTSVYWDFVELPSQLMENWCYEPDALALFARHYKTGEILPDTLIEKIKASANFQEGIATVRQLSFGFLDMAWHGGNPSDITDVKAHESEAFAPTRLFPEHPETCMSTAFAHIFQGGYASGYYSYKWAEVLDADAFASFRESGIFDRETARRFRDHILSRGGTEDPMELYVRFRGREPEIDALLKRAGLVPAVN; from the coding sequence ATGGAGAACCCGCTGCTGCAGCCCTTTGACGCTGCCCCTTTTTCATCGATCCGAACCGAACATTTCAAGCCCGCCTTTGACGCAGCACTGGCCGAAGCCCGGGCGGAAATCGACGCTATTGCGGACCATCCGGCCCCGCCGGATTTTGAGAATACGATTGCAGCCCTGGATTATGCCGGCTCCAGGCTGGACCGCATCAGCAGTATCTTCTTCAACCTGAATGCCGCCGAGACCAATGCGGAAATCCAGGCGCTGGCCCAGGAAGTCTCCCCCCTGCTCAGCGAATTCAGCAACGACATTACACTGAACGAGTCCCTCTTTGACCGTGTCCGGCAAGTCTACGAGGCCCGGGAAACGATGGACCTGGATGCCGAATCCCGGACCTTAGTGGAAAAGAAATTCCTGCACTTCAGGCGGAACGGCGCCCTGCTGGATGCCGCGGGCAAAAAACGGCTGCGGGAAATCGATTCGGAATTGTCCCGATTGAAACTCACCTTCGGGGAGCACATCCTGGAGGAAACCAACTCCTACGAATTACACATCACCCGGGAAGAAGACCTGGAAGGCCTGCCGGAGTCCCAGCGCGAAGCGGCCCGCATACGCGCCGGGTCGGGCGGCAAGGAAGGGTGGATCATTACGCTGGACTACCCGTCTTACCTCCCGTTTATGAAGTACGCCGCTAACCGGAACCTGCGAAAAGAACTCTACCTGGCCTTCGGCAGCAAGGGGTTTCACGGCGATGCCCGGGACAACCGGGAAATTGTGCTCAGGATTGCCAACCTCCGCTTTGAACGGGCCCGGTTGCTGGGCTACGCGAGCCACGCCGATTTCGTGCTGGAGCAGCGCATGGCAAAATCCCCGGAAACCGTCCGGGAATTCCTGGAGGAACTCTTGGAGAAGGCGCTGCCTGCAGCAAAACGAGAACTAGGGGAACTGGCAGCCTACGCGGAAAAACGGGACGGGCTGACCCAATTGGAGCCCTGGGACAAGGCCTATTATTCGGAAAAACTAAAACAGGAGAAATTTGCGCTGGACGATGAAATCCTCAAACCGTACTTCCAGCTCGAGAACGTCATTGACGGCGTTTTTGAAATAGCCGGCCGGCTCTACGGCCTGTCCTTCCAGCCTGAGGATTCCCTCCCCACCTATCACGAGGAAGTCCGCACCTACCGGGTTGTGGATGCGGATGGGAAGCTGGTAGCCCTGTTCTACGCGGATTTCCACCCGCGCCCCGGAAAACGGGGTGGCGCCTGGATGACTTCGTATAAACCCCAATACCGCAAAGGCGGTACGGTGGAGCGCCCGCATATCGCCATCGTCTGCAACTTTACGCGGCCGACCTCCAGCCAACCCGCCTTGCTGACCTTTGACGAGGTGACCACCCTCTTCCACGAATTCGGGCACGCCCTCCACGGGATGCTGGCAGATACCACCTACCCGGGGCTATCCGGAACATCGGTATACTGGGATTTTGTGGAACTGCCCAGCCAGCTCATGGAAAACTGGTGTTACGAGCCCGACGCCCTGGCACTTTTTGCCAGACATTACAAAACCGGGGAAATTTTGCCGGATACATTGATTGAAAAAATCAAGGCCAGCGCGAATTTCCAGGAGGGGATCGCCACGGTGCGCCAGCTCAGCTTCGGATTCCTCGACATGGCCTGGCACGGGGGCAACCCGTCGGATATCACGGATGTCAAAGCGCATGAATCCGAAGCATTTGCACCTACCCGGCTCTTCCCCGAACATCCGGAAACCTGCATGAGCACGGCTTTTGCGCATATTTTCCAGGGCGGGTACGCCTCGGGCTACTACAGCTACAAATGGGCCGAGGTCCTCGACGCGGATGCCTTTGCCTCATTCAGGGAATCCGGGATATTTGACCGGGAAACAGCCCGTCGTTTCCGGGATCACATCCTGTCGCGGGGGGGTACCGAGGACCCGATGGAACTCTATGTCCGTTTCCGGGGCCGCGAGCCAGAAATCGACGCCCTGCTCAAACGGGCCGGCCTGGTGCCTGCCGTAAACTAG
- the purE gene encoding 5-(carboxyamino)imidazole ribonucleotide mutase, whose protein sequence is MSKVAVVMGSTSDLPVMQEAIDLLQKLEITVEVDIVSAHRTPEKLAEFASEAHKKGISVIIAGAGGAAHLPGMVAAYSPLPVIGVPVRSSNSIDGWDSVLSILQMPGGVPVATVALNGARNAGILAAQILGSSDPALLKKIIAFKESLKEKVLDGASEVRRKFNS, encoded by the coding sequence ATGAGTAAAGTAGCCGTTGTCATGGGCAGTACAAGCGACCTGCCTGTCATGCAGGAAGCTATCGACCTGTTGCAAAAGTTGGAAATAACCGTGGAAGTCGACATCGTTTCGGCCCACCGGACGCCGGAAAAGCTCGCTGAATTTGCCAGCGAGGCGCATAAAAAAGGCATTTCCGTCATTATTGCCGGGGCCGGTGGCGCTGCCCACCTGCCGGGGATGGTAGCCGCGTATTCGCCCCTGCCGGTTATCGGAGTACCGGTCAGGAGTTCCAACTCCATCGACGGATGGGATTCGGTCCTCTCCATCCTGCAAATGCCGGGAGGGGTGCCGGTAGCCACCGTAGCCCTGAACGGGGCCCGGAATGCCGGTATCCTGGCAGCACAGATCCTGGGCAGTTCCGACCCCGCACTACTTAAAAAAATTATCGCCTTTAAGGAATCCCTCAAGGAGAAAGTGCTCGATGGCGCCAGCGAAGTGCGCCGCAAATTCAATAGCTGA
- a CDS encoding 5-(carboxyamino)imidazole ribonucleotide synthase: MPGTKPYFSTDFTLGILGGGQLGKMLLYKTRQWDIATKVLDPSGAAPARLACNQFQQGDLMDYDTVMDFGRDVDVLTIEIENVNVSALEDLEDQGVRVYPPPAMLRTIQNKASQKLFYTDKGIPTAPFTRFAYTSEITDSLKNGGLSLPFVWKSARFGYDGQGVKIVREAADLQGLPNVECIAENLVDFATELAVIVARNPDGEVVTYPVVEMEFHPEANQVEYVLCPARIPDKLAGKAREIALKAASAYGAVGLLAVELFLTPGGDILVNEVAPRPHNSGHFSLEGSYTDQFEQHLRAILNLPLGSTDNKVATVMVNLVGEADHRGPVSYEGIGDILAMPGVSPHIYGKKETRPFRKMGHVTIADASLEKARETAAKVKARIRVQSKTKEA; this comes from the coding sequence ATGCCGGGCACCAAGCCATATTTTTCTACCGATTTTACCCTGGGGATCCTGGGAGGCGGCCAACTGGGGAAAATGCTCCTTTACAAAACGCGCCAATGGGATATTGCCACCAAGGTGCTGGACCCGTCCGGTGCAGCGCCGGCACGGCTGGCCTGCAACCAATTTCAGCAAGGCGACCTGATGGACTACGACACGGTGATGGACTTTGGCCGGGACGTGGATGTCCTGACCATCGAGATCGAAAACGTCAATGTTTCCGCCCTGGAGGACCTGGAAGACCAGGGCGTGCGCGTCTATCCGCCGCCGGCCATGCTCCGGACCATACAGAACAAGGCGAGCCAGAAATTATTCTATACGGATAAGGGTATTCCCACCGCGCCGTTCACCCGGTTTGCCTACACCAGTGAGATAACCGACAGCCTGAAAAACGGAGGGCTCTCCCTGCCGTTTGTCTGGAAAAGCGCCCGGTTCGGTTACGATGGGCAGGGCGTGAAGATCGTCCGGGAAGCCGCCGACCTGCAGGGACTTCCCAACGTGGAATGCATTGCGGAAAACCTGGTGGATTTTGCCACGGAACTCGCAGTTATCGTAGCCAGGAACCCGGACGGGGAAGTCGTCACCTACCCGGTAGTGGAAATGGAGTTCCACCCGGAAGCCAACCAGGTGGAATATGTGCTCTGCCCGGCCCGTATCCCGGACAAGCTGGCCGGCAAAGCCCGTGAAATAGCGTTAAAGGCCGCTTCGGCATATGGCGCCGTCGGCCTGCTGGCCGTTGAGCTTTTCCTCACGCCCGGCGGGGACATCCTGGTTAACGAGGTGGCGCCCCGGCCCCACAACAGCGGGCATTTCAGCCTGGAAGGCAGTTATACGGACCAGTTCGAACAACATCTCCGGGCCATCCTCAACCTGCCCCTGGGCAGTACGGATAACAAGGTGGCCACGGTCATGGTCAACCTGGTAGGCGAAGCAGACCACCGGGGGCCTGTGAGCTATGAAGGAATCGGGGACATCCTGGCAATGCCCGGAGTCAGCCCGCATATTTACGGGAAAAAGGAAACGCGGCCATTCCGGAAAATGGGGCACGTAACCATCGCGGACGCCTCCCTGGAAAAAGCCCGGGAAACCGCCGCAAAAGTCAAGGCCCGGATCCGGGTCCAATCCAAAACGAAGGAAGCATGA